In Polaromonas sp. JS666, one genomic interval encodes:
- a CDS encoding DMT family transporter — MTARKTHLDTLAVSLLLGCCLFWGLQQVLIKATISEIPPMFQASLRLLGATALLGLWCLWRGIALFGRDGSLRAGLLAGALFGAEFACIYLGLQYTSASRLTVFLYTSPFWVALLVPLWVKAERLRGLQWVGLLGAFVAVVFALREGFTAGHGSTARGDLLALLAGLLWGLTTVVIRASSLTNIAAEKLLFYQLAVSGLAFPALSLALGEVWVWQFSPFAITSLLLQTVIGAFASYLAWMWMLGHYPATRISVFVFLTPLFALLFGALWLRESVTPGLLAALALVAVGVVLVNRQPAAA; from the coding sequence ATGACCGCACGCAAGACCCACCTCGACACCCTCGCTGTCTCCCTGCTGCTGGGTTGCTGCCTGTTCTGGGGCCTGCAGCAGGTGCTGATCAAGGCCACCATCAGCGAGATCCCGCCGATGTTCCAGGCCTCCTTGCGTTTGCTGGGCGCCACGGCCCTGCTGGGGCTGTGGTGCCTGTGGCGCGGCATTGCGCTGTTTGGCCGTGACGGCTCCCTGCGGGCCGGCCTGCTGGCAGGTGCGCTGTTTGGCGCGGAGTTTGCCTGCATTTACCTGGGCCTGCAGTACACCAGCGCCTCGCGCCTGACGGTGTTTTTGTACACCTCGCCTTTCTGGGTCGCCCTGCTGGTGCCGCTGTGGGTCAAGGCCGAACGCTTGCGCGGCCTGCAATGGGTTGGCTTGCTCGGGGCCTTTGTCGCCGTGGTGTTTGCCCTGCGTGAAGGCTTCACGGCCGGCCACGGATCAACGGCGCGCGGTGACTTGCTGGCGCTGCTGGCCGGGCTGCTCTGGGGACTCACCACCGTGGTCATTCGCGCCTCCAGCCTGACCAACATCGCGGCGGAAAAACTGCTCTTTTACCAACTGGCCGTCAGCGGCCTGGCCTTCCCGGCGCTGTCACTGGCGCTGGGCGAGGTGTGGGTCTGGCAATTCAGCCCGTTTGCCATCACCTCGCTGCTGCTGCAGACCGTGATCGGCGCTTTCGCCAGTTACCTGGCCTGGATGTGGATGCTGGGGCACTACCCGGCGACCCGGATTTCAGTGTTTGTCTTTCTCACGCCGCTGTTTGCGCTGCTGTTTGGCGCGCTGTGGCTCAGGGAAAGTGTGACGCCCGGCCTGCTGGCGGCGCTGGCGCTGGTGGCCGTCGGTGTCGTGCTGGTGAATCGTCAGCCGGCGGCGGCCTGA
- a CDS encoding LysR substrate-binding domain-containing protein codes for MDHKWLEDFIVLARERSFSRAAELRHVTQPQFSRRIRALELWAGADLINRASMPLGLTAAGEELLPVAHRAAASLNDARARIRHARGSLDWVTLATGRTLSRTAVPDWLARVKRSAGEFRLRILTGSIHEGATALEQGAADFLLSFTHPRLPLLLDEQTFEGITLGTDELVAVSAPRGDGQPRHALPGTDRHPVPVLGYAPTLALSQILQDGLSRSSRELHLHTVTESDFAESLHEQALQGVGMAWLPRGLVDGDLRSGRLVEADGKGAAVRFEIRLYRPRSPRNDLVQRIWSASTAAGA; via the coding sequence GTGGACCATAAATGGCTGGAAGATTTCATTGTGCTGGCGCGAGAGCGCAGCTTTTCAAGGGCAGCCGAACTGCGTCATGTGACGCAGCCGCAGTTCTCGCGCCGCATACGCGCACTGGAGCTGTGGGCCGGCGCCGACCTGATCAACCGCGCCAGCATGCCGCTGGGGCTGACTGCCGCTGGCGAGGAACTGCTGCCGGTGGCGCACCGGGCGGCGGCGAGCCTCAACGACGCCCGCGCCCGCATACGCCATGCGCGTGGCAGCCTTGACTGGGTCACGCTGGCGACCGGGCGCACGCTGTCACGCACGGCCGTGCCGGACTGGCTCGCGCGCGTCAAGCGTTCGGCCGGCGAGTTTCGGCTGCGCATCCTGACAGGCTCCATCCATGAGGGGGCCACGGCCCTGGAGCAGGGCGCCGCCGATTTCCTGTTGTCGTTTACCCATCCGCGCCTGCCGCTGCTGCTGGACGAGCAGACGTTTGAAGGCATCACGCTGGGCACCGACGAGCTGGTGGCCGTGAGCGCGCCGCGCGGCGATGGCCAGCCGCGGCATGCCTTGCCTGGCACGGACCGCCACCCGGTGCCGGTGCTGGGCTATGCCCCGACGCTGGCGCTCAGCCAGATCCTTCAGGACGGACTCAGCCGCAGTTCGCGCGAGCTGCACCTGCACACGGTGACCGAATCGGACTTTGCCGAGTCGCTGCATGAGCAGGCGCTTCAGGGCGTGGGCATGGCGTGGCTGCCCCGCGGGTTGGTGGATGGCGACCTGCGCAGCGGCCGGCTGGTGGAGGCGGACGGCAAAGGTGCGGCGGTCCGCTTTGAAATCCGCCTGTACCGCCCGCGGAGCCCGCGCAACGATCTGGTGCAGCGCATCTGGTCGGCCAGTACCGCAGCCGGCGCCTGA
- a CDS encoding Bug family tripartite tricarboxylate transporter substrate binding protein: MPETFTLNRRGVGRTLCLAAAGLLCLPAAWAQAWPAGKPISLVVGYPAGGSVDLVARIIAEPLAKRLGTPVVVDNVGGAGGTIGAQKVVNAAADGYTLLLGSGSEVSIARLFNAAVRYNGETDLAPVGLIGVTPMVFVTSPRTGVKTIEEALAKSRRERNQLNFASSGIGTPLHVSGELINLLAGTTFRHVPYRGAAQQLQDLLGGNIEFSVSVLSSALPHIESGKMVPLGVTTATRSRAAPQIPALGENPRLKGYDMNVWFGLFGPAKLPAPLVARLNRELNDILREEAVWQKLQKAGISNEGGTPQALTAFIRAETQRVRSVVNKAVATGAAS, from the coding sequence ATGCCTGAAACGTTTACCCTCAACCGCCGCGGCGTCGGCCGCACACTCTGCCTGGCCGCAGCCGGGCTGCTGTGCCTGCCCGCTGCATGGGCGCAGGCCTGGCCCGCCGGCAAGCCCATTTCCCTGGTGGTGGGCTACCCCGCCGGCGGGAGCGTCGACCTGGTGGCACGCATCATTGCGGAGCCGCTGGCCAAGCGCCTGGGCACCCCTGTGGTGGTGGACAACGTGGGCGGCGCCGGTGGAACGATAGGGGCGCAGAAGGTGGTCAATGCCGCAGCCGACGGCTATACGCTGTTGCTGGGCTCCGGAAGCGAAGTTTCCATCGCAAGGCTCTTCAATGCGGCGGTCAGGTACAACGGCGAAACCGACCTGGCCCCCGTCGGGTTGATCGGCGTCACGCCGATGGTCTTCGTGACCAGCCCCCGGACCGGTGTGAAAACCATCGAGGAGGCATTGGCCAAGTCCAGGCGCGAACGCAACCAGTTGAACTTCGCATCGTCCGGCATCGGCACGCCGCTGCATGTTTCAGGCGAACTCATCAACCTGCTGGCCGGAACGACCTTTCGCCATGTGCCCTATCGCGGCGCGGCGCAGCAGCTGCAGGACCTGCTGGGGGGCAATATCGAGTTCAGTGTCTCGGTGCTTTCCTCTGCTTTGCCGCACATCGAATCGGGCAAGATGGTTCCGCTTGGTGTGACGACAGCAACCCGCTCACGGGCGGCGCCGCAGATTCCCGCACTGGGCGAGAACCCGCGCCTGAAAGGTTATGACATGAACGTCTGGTTTGGCCTCTTCGGGCCCGCGAAATTGCCGGCGCCCCTGGTGGCGCGCCTGAACCGGGAGCTCAACGACATTTTGCGCGAGGAAGCCGTGTGGCAAAAGCTGCAAAAGGCCGGCATTTCCAACGAAGGAGGCACGCCGCAGGCGCTCACGGCCTTTATCCGGGCGGAAACCCAGCGCGTGCGCAGTGTGGTCAACAAGGCCGTGGCGACCGGCGCGGCCTCGTGA
- a CDS encoding succinylglutamate desuccinylase/aspartoacylase domain-containing protein, whose amino-acid sequence MSGGPIKAHAVQLEPPGLSGWAASPTGTAYVHERASVEAGPEVLLTALVHGNEYSGAWALDAFLRSGLHPRRGRITAAFCNTAAFARFEARHPDASRFVDEDFNRVWSASVLDGSRHSAELSRAREIRPFVDRASHLLDLHSMHEPCGPLLVTGLLPRNIAFAQSLGTASQVVVDAGHADGVRMRDYGPFAEKEGSRIALLLEAGQHWELASLQAARNVLMRFLVGCGVMDHGDVPPGWLLPDAMPPPPVMVTHRIVARSADFAFVQDFRGGEIIRRAGTPIAHDAGEAVVTPYDDCVLVMPSVRQLRPGVTTVRLGQRGDGMV is encoded by the coding sequence GTGAGCGGCGGTCCCATCAAGGCCCATGCGGTGCAACTGGAGCCGCCCGGGCTGTCCGGCTGGGCGGCTTCTCCCACAGGTACGGCCTATGTGCACGAGCGTGCCTCGGTCGAGGCCGGCCCGGAAGTCCTGCTGACGGCGCTGGTGCACGGCAACGAGTACTCGGGTGCGTGGGCGCTGGATGCGTTCCTGCGCAGCGGACTGCACCCCCGGCGGGGGCGTATCACTGCTGCGTTCTGCAACACGGCGGCCTTCGCACGCTTTGAGGCCCGCCATCCGGACGCATCCCGGTTTGTCGACGAGGACTTCAACCGCGTGTGGTCCGCAAGCGTGCTGGATGGCAGCAGACACAGCGCCGAATTGTCACGTGCCCGCGAAATCCGACCCTTCGTCGACCGCGCCAGCCATTTGCTGGACCTGCATTCGATGCATGAGCCCTGCGGGCCTCTTCTGGTCACCGGCCTGCTGCCACGCAACATCGCTTTCGCGCAAAGCCTGGGTACGGCGAGCCAGGTGGTCGTGGATGCCGGTCACGCCGATGGCGTGCGCATGCGGGACTACGGGCCGTTTGCGGAAAAAGAGGGCTCCCGCATTGCCCTGCTGCTGGAAGCCGGGCAGCACTGGGAGCTGGCGTCGCTGCAGGCGGCGCGCAATGTGCTGATGCGTTTTCTGGTGGGCTGCGGGGTCATGGATCATGGCGACGTGCCGCCTGGCTGGCTGCTGCCCGACGCGATGCCGCCACCGCCGGTGATGGTCACCCACCGCATCGTCGCGCGCTCGGCCGATTTTGCGTTTGTGCAGGACTTTCGTGGCGGCGAAATCATTCGCCGCGCCGGCACACCGATTGCGCACGATGCCGGCGAGGCGGTGGTGACGCCTTATGACGACTGCGTGCTGGTCATGCCATCGGTGCGGCAGTTGCGGCCCGGTGTGACCACCGTGCGCCTGGGGCAGCGGGGCGACGGGATGGTGTAG
- a CDS encoding flavin reductase family protein: MPTPSIPRKASSPSFSQREFRASLAMFATGVTIVTARTPAGVLVGLTANSFNSVSLNPPLVLWSLAQAAGSMAALSAGSHYAINILAADQKALAERFASRREDRWADVLFTEGASGSPLLSGAAATFECFNRSRYEEGDHVIFVGEVERCSHRAGAAPLLFHGGRFYTEHPL; the protein is encoded by the coding sequence ATGCCGACCCCTTCCATTCCGCGCAAAGCGAGCAGTCCCAGCTTTTCCCAACGAGAGTTCCGGGCCTCGCTGGCCATGTTTGCCACCGGGGTCACCATCGTCACCGCGCGCACGCCGGCCGGCGTGCTGGTCGGCCTGACGGCCAACTCCTTTAATTCGGTGTCGCTCAACCCGCCCCTGGTCCTCTGGAGCCTGGCGCAGGCAGCGGGCTCCATGGCTGCGCTGAGCGCCGGGTCGCACTACGCCATCAACATCCTGGCGGCGGATCAGAAAGCGCTGGCCGAACGCTTTGCCAGCCGGCGCGAAGACCGCTGGGCGGACGTGCTGTTCACCGAAGGCGCGAGCGGCTCTCCCCTGCTCAGCGGCGCGGCCGCCACCTTCGAATGCTTCAACCGCAGCCGCTACGAGGAAGGCGACCACGTGATCTTCGTCGGCGAAGTGGAGCGCTGCAGCCATCGCGCTGGCGCAGCGCCGCTGCTGTTTCACGGCGGCAGGTTCTACACCGAGCACCCTTTGTGA
- a CDS encoding sigma-54-dependent Fis family transcriptional regulator, producing the protein MGNTSRISLADVARATGTTLGNFDSALVAKALGGFANAHIGGDAHPNIADISECLFFSPGDGRIWLQDQRMVLLHTEALGSLRREMIDSLGLEQARGLFTRAGYVSGARDAQLVRRQWPDADPSAIALAGTRLHALEGVVKVEVVRASYKPETGSYEGEFLWHNSSEDDEHIAAYGIGGSPACWMQVGYATGYVSTLFGHLVVFRETQCRSMGEAHCQVVGKSADQWDDIAQDMRYLNVREFVDTAAYARPAPSAAELPQVEASAGDAMVGASSAFNAACHQLSRVARTSATVLFTGESGVGKEKFARMLHKISPRKDRPFVAVNCAAIPETLIESELFGVERGAYTGASHSRPGRFERASGGTLFLDEIGSLSYVAQGKLLRALQEGEVERVGGTRSIAVDVRVVAATNEALRQAVLEGKFREDLFFRLNVFPIHLPPLRERRDDIPLLMNHFLNHYRRKHGCNTGGFTQAAVRSLLNYAFPGNIRELQNLIERAVIMADMEGLIDVHHLFTSGETLSADIMTLRLKGSSATLNFAEPAGCAQALAIATPSSTAQAPQSLDQTERDTLLRAISTSQGNLSAAARLLNTTRAKLAYRARKHRLL; encoded by the coding sequence ATGGGCAACACTTCGCGCATCTCCCTGGCCGACGTGGCCCGGGCCACGGGCACGACCCTTGGCAACTTCGACAGCGCATTGGTGGCAAAAGCCCTGGGCGGATTTGCCAATGCCCACATTGGCGGCGATGCCCACCCCAACATTGCCGACATCAGCGAATGCCTGTTTTTTTCTCCGGGGGACGGACGCATCTGGCTGCAAGACCAGCGCATGGTCTTGTTGCACACGGAAGCCCTGGGCTCCCTGCGGCGCGAAATGATTGACAGCCTGGGGCTGGAGCAGGCCCGCGGACTGTTCACCCGTGCGGGCTATGTCAGCGGCGCCCGCGATGCCCAACTGGTGCGGCGGCAGTGGCCCGATGCAGACCCGTCGGCCATCGCCCTCGCGGGTACGCGCCTGCATGCGCTGGAGGGGGTGGTGAAAGTCGAGGTGGTGCGGGCCTCGTACAAGCCGGAAACGGGCAGCTATGAAGGCGAATTTCTGTGGCACAACTCCAGCGAAGACGATGAACACATCGCCGCCTACGGGATTGGCGGCTCACCCGCCTGCTGGATGCAGGTGGGCTATGCCACGGGCTATGTCAGCACATTGTTCGGCCATCTCGTCGTCTTCCGGGAAACGCAGTGTCGCTCCATGGGCGAAGCGCATTGCCAGGTGGTAGGCAAATCGGCCGACCAGTGGGACGATATCGCGCAAGACATGCGCTACCTCAACGTCAGGGAGTTTGTCGATACCGCAGCCTACGCCCGCCCAGCCCCCAGCGCCGCCGAACTGCCCCAGGTCGAGGCCTCCGCCGGCGATGCGATGGTCGGCGCCTCCTCGGCCTTCAACGCCGCCTGCCACCAGCTGAGCCGCGTGGCGCGTACCTCGGCCACCGTGCTGTTTACCGGCGAGTCCGGCGTGGGCAAGGAAAAATTTGCCCGCATGCTGCACAAGATCAGCCCGCGCAAGGACCGGCCGTTTGTGGCGGTGAACTGCGCAGCCATCCCGGAAACCCTGATCGAGTCCGAACTGTTCGGCGTGGAACGCGGGGCGTACACCGGAGCCAGCCACTCGCGGCCAGGCCGCTTTGAGAGAGCCAGCGGCGGCACCCTGTTTCTGGACGAGATTGGCTCGCTGAGCTACGTCGCCCAAGGCAAGCTGCTGCGCGCCTTGCAGGAGGGCGAGGTCGAACGGGTGGGCGGCACGCGCAGCATTGCAGTGGATGTGCGCGTCGTGGCGGCTACCAATGAAGCGCTGCGTCAAGCCGTGCTGGAGGGAAAGTTTCGCGAGGATTTGTTCTTTCGGCTCAATGTCTTCCCCATTCACCTGCCGCCCCTGCGCGAGCGGCGTGATGACATTCCCCTGTTGATGAACCACTTTCTGAACCATTACCGGCGCAAGCACGGCTGCAACACTGGCGGCTTCACGCAGGCAGCGGTTCGGTCCCTGCTGAACTATGCCTTTCCAGGCAACATCCGCGAACTGCAAAACCTGATCGAACGCGCTGTGATCATGGCCGACATGGAAGGGCTGATTGATGTGCACCACTTATTCACCAGCGGTGAAACCCTGAGCGCCGACATCATGACGCTGCGGCTGAAGGGAAGCTCCGCAACTTTGAACTTCGCAGAGCCTGCAGGCTGCGCACAAGCCTTGGCGATAGCCACACCGTCAAGCACGGCGCAGGCTCCGCAGTCTCTGGATCAGACCGAGCGCGACACGCTCCTGCGGGCGATTTCCACATCCCAGGGGAATCTGTCCGCCGCAGCGCGGCTGCTCAACACAACGCGGGCGAAGCTGGCCTACCGCGCAAGAAAGCATCGCCTCCTTTGA
- a CDS encoding benzaldehyde dehydrogenase, giving the protein MGAADATAFFNFSGLKQAALGGGARDVIEPATGQVLCTVGIADAADVAAATATAAAAQKAWVAVPPREKAEIFRRAAALFQQHGDELALYAARETGGILAKGQHEIREAALICNLAASIPLQSQGHVLPSVPGRTSIARRVPHGIVGVISPFNFPMILTIRSVAPALAAGNAVVVKPDSRTPVTGGLMIARIFAQAGLPKDLLQVLPGDAEAGEALVIDPLVPMIAFTGSPAVGRRIGELAGRHLKKVSLELGGANSLIILDDADLDVAASNAAWGAYFHQGQICMASNRILVHESMAAELTRRLIAKATHLPMGNGASGQVALGPLIDARQRDRVHALVQDSVKAGAKLEAGGVFDGLFYKPTVLTGVKAGMRVYDEETFGPVANIITYKTDAEAIALANNNTGSLSSAVISRSVGRAMAVGQQLKSGMVHINDQTVNDDCVNPFGGPGIAGNGTSVGGPADFEEYTMWQWMTIKDTAPNYPF; this is encoded by the coding sequence ATGGGTGCAGCAGATGCAACAGCATTTTTTAATTTTTCCGGCCTGAAGCAAGCTGCCTTGGGTGGTGGTGCGCGCGATGTGATCGAGCCCGCCACGGGCCAGGTCTTGTGCACCGTGGGCATTGCCGATGCGGCCGACGTGGCCGCCGCCACCGCCACTGCCGCTGCCGCGCAAAAAGCGTGGGTGGCGGTGCCTCCGCGTGAAAAGGCTGAAATTTTTCGCCGTGCTGCTGCCCTGTTTCAGCAGCATGGTGATGAATTGGCGCTGTACGCCGCACGCGAGACGGGCGGTATTTTGGCCAAAGGCCAGCATGAAATTCGCGAAGCCGCGCTGATATGCAACCTGGCCGCCAGCATTCCCCTGCAGTCGCAAGGCCATGTGCTGCCCAGCGTGCCGGGCCGCACCAGCATCGCGCGCCGTGTGCCGCACGGCATTGTGGGGGTGATTTCGCCCTTCAACTTCCCGATGATCCTGACCATCCGCTCGGTGGCCCCGGCCTTGGCCGCTGGCAATGCCGTGGTGGTCAAGCCCGACAGCCGCACCCCCGTAACGGGTGGCCTGATGATCGCCCGCATCTTCGCGCAAGCCGGTTTGCCCAAAGACTTGCTGCAGGTCTTGCCTGGCGACGCTGAAGCCGGTGAGGCCCTGGTCATTGACCCGTTGGTGCCGATGATTGCTTTCACCGGTTCGCCCGCTGTGGGCCGCCGCATTGGTGAGTTGGCTGGCCGCCACCTGAAGAAGGTGTCGCTGGAGCTGGGCGGCGCCAACTCCCTGATCATTCTGGACGATGCTGACCTGGATGTGGCCGCCAGCAATGCCGCCTGGGGTGCTTACTTTCACCAAGGCCAGATTTGCATGGCTTCCAACCGCATCCTGGTGCATGAGAGCATGGCCGCCGAGTTGACCAGGCGACTGATTGCCAAGGCCACGCATTTACCGATGGGCAACGGTGCCAGCGGCCAGGTAGCCCTGGGCCCGCTGATCGATGCCAGGCAGCGCGACCGCGTGCACGCCCTCGTGCAGGACAGCGTGAAAGCGGGCGCCAAGCTGGAAGCCGGTGGAGTTTTTGACGGCCTGTTCTACAAGCCGACCGTGCTGACGGGCGTCAAGGCCGGCATGCGGGTGTATGACGAAGAAACCTTTGGCCCCGTCGCCAACATCATCACTTACAAGACCGATGCAGAAGCCATTGCCCTGGCCAACAACAACACCGGCAGCCTGTCTTCCGCCGTCATCTCCAGGTCGGTAGGCCGTGCCATGGCAGTGGGCCAGCAGCTTAAGTCCGGCATGGTCCACATCAACGACCAGACCGTGAATGACGACTGCGTCAACCCCTTCGGCGGCCCCGGCATTGCGGGCAACGGCACCAGCGTGGGCGGACCGGCGGACTTTGAGGAATACACCATGTGGCAGTGGATGACGATCAAAGACACGGCTCCCAACTACCCGTTTTAA
- a CDS encoding coniferyl-alcohol dehydrogenase, whose product MSLQGKTIVVTGTSSGIGAEVARLARFQGAKVIGMDRNDPSLTLDDFVKADLGTAAAIDAAVARLPAHIDAFCNVAGVPGTAAGDLVARVNYLGLRHLTQAVLPRMPRGGSIVNVASILGAEWPLRLDLHKELAAVKGFEAGAAWLRDHPVPHATCYQYFKEALIVWSATQSQEWFLGKGVRMNCVAPGPVFTPILGDFVSMLGEERIQKDAHRMLRPAFADEVAAVIAWLCSDAARWVSGVNIPVDGGLASTYL is encoded by the coding sequence ATGAGTTTGCAAGGGAAAACCATCGTCGTCACAGGCACCTCGTCCGGCATTGGTGCCGAGGTGGCCCGGCTGGCCCGCTTCCAGGGCGCCAAAGTCATTGGCATGGACCGCAACGATCCCAGCTTGACACTGGATGATTTCGTGAAGGCCGATCTGGGAACCGCCGCCGCCATTGATGCCGCCGTGGCCCGGCTGCCCGCGCACATTGACGCGTTTTGCAACGTTGCTGGCGTGCCCGGCACGGCCGCCGGCGATCTGGTGGCCCGCGTGAATTACCTGGGCCTGCGGCACCTGACGCAAGCCGTGTTGCCGCGCATGCCGCGTGGCGGCAGCATCGTCAACGTGGCCTCCATCCTGGGTGCCGAATGGCCGCTGCGGCTGGACCTGCACAAGGAGCTCGCCGCCGTTAAGGGCTTTGAGGCCGGTGCCGCCTGGCTGCGCGACCACCCCGTGCCGCATGCCACCTGCTACCAGTATTTCAAGGAAGCCCTGATCGTCTGGAGCGCCACCCAGTCGCAGGAATGGTTCCTGGGCAAAGGGGTGCGCATGAACTGCGTCGCACCGGGCCCGGTGTTCACGCCCATCCTGGGCGACTTCGTCTCCATGCTGGGCGAAGAGCGGATTCAAAAAGATGCCCACCGCATGCTGCGCCCGGCCTTTGCCGACGAGGTGGCTGCGGTGATCGCCTGGCTGTGCAGCGATGCGGCGCGCTGGGTCAGCGGCGTGAATATTCCGGTCGATGGCGGCCTGGCCTCGACCTATCTCTGA
- a CDS encoding DUF1302 domain-containing protein, whose product MTKKITPFQLGALALASSLLCALSAQAMELGSNPDTRIRLDFTPKYSTAYRLKDASAALTVPSPDAGVANENDGNANFSKKGIVSNRIDLLTEFDVTHGNFGLRISHSAWYDSKYRGTNANDGTLGVSNFVGQPANQFIPATSAQHGRDDEFLDAFAFAKGNLGSMPASIRVGKHALQYGESLFFGQNGIANAQGPVDIAKIVSVPNWQFKEVLLPVEQISGSLQVAEGVTLGGYYQLKWRPSKIPGVGSYFSNQDYIGGGRVYLGPTTVLNTDNSKDQTPGNSGQFGAQLRWSPAGSAFEYGLYAARYNDKTPSVPVFDLINGNVHKVYAKGIKTFGASVTSSVGQLNWALEGSVRTDAPLASDPAVLGGAPFMPPANCDGSASNPCHAIGKTAHLNLSGIYVLTKSSLWDGGALLAELAWNRVLSVTRNPSAVGFGGLDPNTTRDAAAFRMIFEPQYFQVLPGLDLSIPIGLGYNFGGRSSAIFNFAGGVSKGGDFSVGVKGKYQEWNVGLNYTAFFGKENTFTVTDARTPTRMLSYGQTLKDRSYLSFTASRTF is encoded by the coding sequence ATGACAAAAAAAATCACCCCCTTCCAACTCGGCGCCCTGGCGCTGGCGAGCAGCCTGCTCTGCGCGCTGTCGGCCCAGGCCATGGAGTTGGGTTCCAACCCCGACACCAGGATACGGTTGGACTTCACGCCAAAGTACAGCACGGCTTATCGGCTGAAGGATGCTTCGGCGGCCCTGACGGTGCCGTCGCCCGATGCCGGCGTGGCCAATGAGAACGACGGCAATGCCAATTTCAGTAAAAAAGGCATCGTCTCCAACCGCATCGATTTGCTGACCGAGTTCGATGTGACCCACGGCAACTTCGGTCTGCGCATCAGCCATTCCGCCTGGTATGACTCGAAGTACCGGGGCACCAATGCGAACGACGGCACACTGGGGGTCAGCAACTTCGTCGGCCAGCCCGCCAACCAGTTCATTCCAGCGACCAGCGCCCAGCATGGCCGCGATGACGAGTTTCTCGATGCCTTTGCGTTTGCCAAGGGCAACCTGGGCAGCATGCCGGCTTCGATCCGCGTCGGCAAGCATGCCTTGCAATACGGCGAAAGCCTGTTCTTCGGCCAGAACGGCATTGCCAATGCGCAAGGCCCGGTGGACATCGCCAAGATCGTCTCGGTGCCCAACTGGCAGTTCAAGGAAGTTCTGCTGCCGGTGGAGCAGATTTCCGGCTCGCTGCAGGTGGCGGAGGGGGTGACCCTGGGCGGCTACTACCAGCTCAAATGGCGGCCCAGCAAGATCCCTGGTGTGGGCAGTTATTTCTCGAATCAGGACTACATCGGCGGCGGCCGGGTCTACCTGGGGCCGACCACGGTGCTCAACACCGACAACAGCAAGGACCAGACGCCGGGCAACAGCGGTCAGTTCGGAGCCCAACTGCGCTGGTCGCCTGCAGGCAGCGCGTTTGAATACGGCCTCTACGCCGCGCGCTATAACGACAAAACGCCATCGGTACCGGTGTTCGACCTGATCAATGGCAACGTCCACAAGGTTTATGCCAAGGGCATCAAGACCTTTGGCGCCAGCGTCACGTCGTCCGTGGGGCAGCTCAACTGGGCGCTGGAAGGCTCGGTGCGCACCGACGCACCGCTGGCCAGCGACCCGGCTGTGTTGGGCGGTGCGCCCTTCATGCCGCCGGCCAACTGTGACGGATCGGCCAGCAACCCCTGCCACGCCATCGGCAAGACGGCGCACCTGAACCTGTCGGGCATCTATGTGCTCACCAAGTCCAGCCTGTGGGACGGCGGCGCCCTTTTGGCCGAGCTGGCCTGGAACCGGGTCTTGAGCGTGACCAGGAACCCCAGCGCCGTTGGCTTCGGCGGGCTTGATCCCAACACCACGCGCGATGCCGCGGCCTTTCGCATGATTTTCGAGCCGCAGTACTTCCAGGTACTGCCCGGCCTGGACCTGTCGATTCCGATCGGCCTGGGCTACAACTTTGGGGGCCGCTCCTCGGCCATCTTCAACTTCGCCGGCGGTGTCAGCAAAGGGGGCGACTTCAGCGTCGGCGTCAAGGGCAAGTACCAGGAATGGAATGTGGGCCTGAACTACACCGCTTTCTTCGGCAAGGAGAACACTTTCACCGTCACCGATGCGCGTACACCCACCCGCATGCTGTCCTACGGCCAGACGCTGAAAGACCGCAGTTACCTGTCCTTTACGGCTTCCCGCACTTTCTGA